The nucleotide sequence TTGTTTAACAAGTTGTCAGTTTACTGAAACTCTGGTGCTAAATGAAGATGGGACGGGTCGTATGTCTTTGGAAATGGATATGGGTGAAATGATGGCATTTGGAGCCGGAATGGATTCTGCAGCCGTAAAAATGGATACTTTAATCGCTATGAAGGATGTACTGCGGGAGAAGAAGGACAGTATAGCGACGCTTCCTGTGGATGAACAAAAACGTCTAAAGGCAATGGAAAATTATATGCTACGCATGAATATGGATACTGAAAAAGGGGTGATGCTCATTAGTATGTTTACCGATTTTACTGATATTTCAGAAGCGGATAAACTCATGAAAGGATTGGAAGGAAGTGGTAATTTTTTACCCGATATGGGATCGACAACGACTACGACATCTTCGGAAGAGTCTAAGGATGTTCTGGGTGTTTCCTATTCGTACAAAAAAGGAAAATTTAAAAGAGATGCCTATATAAAGGATAAGGAAGCGCATCAACAGCAATTAGATAGTATGAGTCAGGCCGAATCCTTTATGTCTTCCATGAAATATACTTTAAAATATACGTTTCCGAAGAAAATAAAGAAAGCTTCTGCAGAAGATGCTACGTACTCTTTGGACGGAAAAACGATCACTCTGGAGCGATCATTTTTAGATTATTTCAAGGATCCCGATGTACTGGACCTGGAAGTTGAACTTGAAAAATAAACGTGAACAAAACCGTAGACATACAGGACCTGGGTCGTAAGGATTATAAGGAAAGCTGGGATTTTCAGGAGGAGCTATTCAAGGGGATCATTGATATTAAGATCAAGAACCGGCGAGAAGATTCCGGACTACCTACACCAAATTATTTTCTTTTTGTAGAACATCCACATGTCTATACGCTTGGAAAGAGTGGCGACATAGATAATTTATTGGTTTCAGAAGAAAAACTGGCCGAGATCGATGCTAGTTTCTATAAGATCAATCGGGGAGGAGATATTACATATCACGGTCCAGGGCAAATTGTAGGGTATCCCATCCTTGACCTTGAAAACTTCTTTACCGATATTCATAAATATCTACGCTTTCTCGAAGAAATGGTAATACGTACACTGGCCGAATACGGATTAAAAGCCGAACGTTCTCCGGGAGAGACCGGAGTTTGGCTGGATGTTGGCACTCCATTTGCGCGTAAAATTTGTGCTATGGGTGTTCGTGCAAGCAGATGGGTTACTATGCACGGTTTTGCACTCAATGTCAATGCAAATCTCGGTTATTTCGACCATATGATCCCCTGCGGAATAAAAGGGAAAGCAGTAACTTCCCTCAATGTTGAATTAGGTAAAGCTGAAATTTCAGTTTCAGCAGTTAAGGAAAAATTACTACATCATTTTACCGATCTCTTTGAAGCAGAGCTCATCGAAAAGGCAGTTTCTTAAACCCTCACAGAATACCTATTATTTATTGAAAGCTGTGAGAAGGCTTACCCCGTCCAATTTACCCTTTTTGTTGTAATCTTCGGTCTTTACTACCCCCACTCCTTCGGCAACCCATTGTTTTGAAGTACGGCTCATGTTGCTTGCTATCGATTTGATCTCCATGGTCTGGGTGAGTACAAAACAATCGAATGTACCGGCCGGGGTAGTTATGCTTTCCCTTCCTATGACTTTTCTGTCAACGATGGCAGTCTTCATATTCATATTCATTCCGCTCATGCTCATTTTTACATTAATCTCTGCATCCGGGAGACTTTGTCCTACTTCCAGATCATTGGGCAGATCAAGATTCGTTCCGGTGACTTCTGTCTCCATATTGCCATAAGCATCCATTAACCCCGGTCGCATCAAGGATTTAAAATCTATCGAAACGACGCCGTCGCTGCACAAAGCTTCATACTCGCTTTCGCTAAGCATACTTCCTTTTTCATCAAATAACCGATTTTTCATAGTAGCAGAAACCGAACCTCCGGTTGTTGATAGTTTAAGCACTTCGTATTCGACCATCCCCTGTACTTTGTTCTTACCGTTATACAGGGTTAGTTGTGATTTAGCACCTTCGGTAAACGGGTAGAACTTACTACAGTCGTATTGCGCATTAGTTGTGAATCCTATAAAAAGGATCAATAAAATAGTTGTGATTGATTTCATGATTTTAAGTTTAGATTATTATTTAATTTGATGGAACCACAAGAATTTCCACCCTTCTGTTCTTTTGTTTGTTTTCTTCGGAATTATTGGCGGCTATAGGTTGTGTTTCTCCAAAACCCTTAATTTCAAATTTGTATGAAGCACTGAGGTGTTTCTTTAAATACTCTGAAACTTCCTTAGCTCTGTTTTCTGAAAGGGTAAGATTGCTCGCCGGACTTCCCACATTATCTGTATGGCCTTCAATGATGAGTGTCCCCTTAGGAATTCTTTTTATCGCTGCTATCAGTGCTTTTAATTCGGCTGATGCACTCTCCTTCAATTCAAATTTCCCGGTATCGAATAGTACAGAACTATCCAGATGTAACCGCAATGCACCACCAATGGCTGCTACAGCATCCACATCGGCACCGGGCAAGGCACTGGGAGATTCCAGATCGGTAAGACGTATGTAATTAAAGGTGTCTCCCGGTTTACAAAATGGTGCTATATCAACTTTGGCAGTTCCTCCGTCGATTCTGCCCACATTTATCCAATCGACACCGTTTTTAGAGATTTCAAGGTTGGTGGGTTCTATGGCTCCCATTTCAAAAACATACAGATCGGGACCATTTACATCTGCAATGGCATTATCGGTAAATTCTAATGTGAGGACGCCGCGTATCCCAAGGTTGCAAATTCTCGTATCTCCATTTGGAAAACTAACGTTGGGCATGTCGGGAATCCCCAAAGAGCCATCGGCATTGGCGCCCGGCGGATCTCCGATTTGATGGGAAATCACTCTGTCTGCAAAGGAAAGATCCCCTAAGGGCAGGTAGATATAAGTCATTCGCGAGTCGGTATAAGTATCGCCTACCGATTGCCCTTCGCCATACCATCCGGGATTTCTTTGGTAAAATTCATCCCTTGCCTGTTGCGACTTTCTTATAAAGCGGTCCGCGTTTCTTTTTTCTCTCGACAGACTTGTCTCGGTAAGATTCTTAAAATGATTAGACGCTTTAGAATTTTTAAGATAATTGGATATTTCTACCGGTAACTCGGTTTTCAGAACGGCATTCGCAGATGTTTCAGAATTAATAAATGTTTTAGGAGGCATTTTTTTAAGGATATCTACCTCGTTGGGATCTATTTTATAATACTCGGCCACTAAAATATTTACCTCTTCCCCGGATGCATTATTGATCTTTTCCACAAGGGCATGCCTGGCATTAATATTCCTAACCTGATCACTAAGAAGGTCGTCTTCAATAAAACTGACTTCCTTGGTATTTAGCTTAGCACGCAGGTTTTTTCGTGTTTCGGTCTTATCTTCAGAAAGAGCGGCAAGCGTTTTGGTATCGGTCGTTAACAGGGTAATTATTTTTGCCAAGTCCGAATTAGACCCGGCACCGCCCATCACCTCTTGCAACAGATCGGGTTGTATTTCAATACTGTTTTCAGTTATCTTAATGGATGACCCATACCCATCAGGGTCGTTCTTCACAGCATCCATAAGTTCGTTTAATTCTTTTTCGCTGAGTTGATCCTTCTCCAGAGTGATGGTCATACCGCTGTTGCCAAAGAATTTTCCAATGGAATCGAGTTGTTTCAAGCCTTCAAAAAGATCATTCAAATCTTCCTGATCCATTCCGTAGTTTTCTTCGGTCTCGTTTATGGTAAGTTCATCCGTTTCACCGAACTCTTCAGCACTCTTTTCGGTCGAATTTTTACACCCGATTACAAAAAGCAAGATGGCTAAACTTAAAAATAGTGGTCTCATATTAGTTTTGTCTTGTATAATGAAACTTTATAAAATCGTAATACAAATATCCAAATCGGTCATACCAGTCGGCAATACCATGCTCAGCCTCACAATTGTTCAGATCTACTAAGGCGTTCTGAAAATCCTGAAGCAGTTCTATATACTTATTGTCATACGCTTTTTGCAATTCCCTAACAGACTTTTCGATCTTTATCCGCTCTGCCTGCCAGGCCATGCCCGATACCCCGTGAACCCCGGAAACATTGTCGCCAAAGGCTATAGCCTTATCGGAAAAATTCTTAGTACATACATAAAT is from Constantimarinum furrinae and encodes:
- the lipB gene encoding lipoyl(octanoyl) transferase LipB, whose amino-acid sequence is MNKTVDIQDLGRKDYKESWDFQEELFKGIIDIKIKNRREDSGLPTPNYFLFVEHPHVYTLGKSGDIDNLLVSEEKLAEIDASFYKINRGGDITYHGPGQIVGYPILDLENFFTDIHKYLRFLEEMVIRTLAEYGLKAERSPGETGVWLDVGTPFARKICAMGVRASRWVTMHGFALNVNANLGYFDHMIPCGIKGKAVTSLNVELGKAEISVSAVKEKLLHHFTDLFEAELIEKAVS
- a CDS encoding TapB family protein, translated to MKSITTILLILFIGFTTNAQYDCSKFYPFTEGAKSQLTLYNGKNKVQGMVEYEVLKLSTTGGSVSATMKNRLFDEKGSMLSESEYEALCSDGVVSIDFKSLMRPGLMDAYGNMETEVTGTNLDLPNDLEVGQSLPDAEINVKMSMSGMNMNMKTAIVDRKVIGRESITTPAGTFDCFVLTQTMEIKSIASNMSRTSKQWVAEGVGVVKTEDYNKKGKLDGVSLLTAFNK
- a CDS encoding OmpA family protein, producing the protein MRPLFLSLAILLFVIGCKNSTEKSAEEFGETDELTINETEENYGMDQEDLNDLFEGLKQLDSIGKFFGNSGMTITLEKDQLSEKELNELMDAVKNDPDGYGSSIKITENSIEIQPDLLQEVMGGAGSNSDLAKIITLLTTDTKTLAALSEDKTETRKNLRAKLNTKEVSFIEDDLLSDQVRNINARHALVEKINNASGEEVNILVAEYYKIDPNEVDILKKMPPKTFINSETSANAVLKTELPVEISNYLKNSKASNHFKNLTETSLSREKRNADRFIRKSQQARDEFYQRNPGWYGEGQSVGDTYTDSRMTYIYLPLGDLSFADRVISHQIGDPPGANADGSLGIPDMPNVSFPNGDTRICNLGIRGVLTLEFTDNAIADVNGPDLYVFEMGAIEPTNLEISKNGVDWINVGRIDGGTAKVDIAPFCKPGDTFNYIRLTDLESPSALPGADVDAVAAIGGALRLHLDSSVLFDTGKFELKESASAELKALIAAIKRIPKGTLIIEGHTDNVGSPASNLTLSENRAKEVSEYLKKHLSASYKFEIKGFGETQPIAANNSEENKQKNRRVEILVVPSN